In Niallia sp. FSL W8-0635, one genomic interval encodes:
- a CDS encoding DUF1510 family protein: MSKEINNENNTRYQQRSKRKKTNLILNGLIIAVILLIGFVSYSIFHTNDENNADTKKETETKVDQEGTDVETANPTTEADETTEEEDTTVEETENGEIVTEGGSDSNVVKTIENPSWQPVGTTQTGDHVASYSEGVDWNEQINALAYATGLDSSNMTVWFLGNNNKDPHKSIGTVSSKDQSEKYRVYIEWVDGSGWKPTKVEEIKDLNIR, encoded by the coding sequence TTGAGTAAAGAAATAAATAATGAAAATAATACGAGATATCAACAACGATCCAAAAGAAAGAAAACAAATCTTATTTTAAATGGATTAATTATTGCCGTTATTTTGCTAATCGGCTTCGTATCTTATTCTATTTTTCATACGAATGATGAAAATAATGCTGATACAAAAAAAGAAACGGAAACGAAGGTTGATCAAGAAGGAACGGATGTCGAAACAGCAAATCCAACAACTGAAGCAGACGAAACAACGGAGGAGGAAGATACAACAGTAGAAGAAACAGAAAATGGAGAAATCGTTACAGAAGGTGGCAGTGACTCCAATGTCGTTAAAACAATTGAAAATCCTTCCTGGCAGCCTGTCGGAACAACACAAACTGGTGATCATGTTGCATCTTATTCAGAAGGGGTGGATTGGAATGAGCAAATAAATGCTTTAGCCTATGCCACTGGATTAGATAGTAGTAATATGACTGTGTGGTTCCTTGGAAATAATAATAAAGATCCACATAAATCAATAGGAACCGTTTCTTCTAAAGATCAATCTGAAAAATATAGAGTATATATTGAATGGGTAGATGGAAGCGGATGGAAGCCGACAAAAGTTGAGGAAATAAAAGATTTAAATATTCGCTAA
- a CDS encoding peptidoglycan D,D-transpeptidase FtsI family protein, giving the protein MWRKRIVGVGIVFLLALSVLLGRLIQVQLVETYHFTKHNINLVEASVQQRSQEMELDNGRGTFLDKNGESLTHQTKAVLILFPFLNKMDWDSKKVADIIGTSEYNVENSILDAKDPVVFGGKEPLELTSSQMSAINQLKIPGVFAAEKKFHINNNIAEQLLGITGQNEEQLQKRYPDRKLAGSTLIGLTGLERSFDEFLLPDGESKLVYHVDAKGGPLFGLNVKYVEPGNPFYPVNVRTTIDTDLQEMAEKLVDEQGIKKGGLVLLDLEDNSVAAMVSRPQINKTDPYQTDGVNNYMLKQQIVGSVFKTVIAAAAIDNKLDDDNKQYDCSRKINGNPDPNYQHGMLNFTESFAVSCNNTFGTLAKELKEIDENLIEEYAEKLSLTSLVGWQGSVFHSADFQQFNGEEKGRVFLNEEAKKDKNYVALTGIGQHEVRVTPLAVANMMATIAKGGTKESVQVVSDIQYKNGTTFFSFEKQELDGEQISPYTASRLQKLLREVVTNEKGTGRWFQDLPYEVAGKSGTAETGVFQDGKQLHNKWFAGYFPYDKPRYALVTVNLDVFSDEGGVNQLFAEMVKGVYEEQQKNAQ; this is encoded by the coding sequence ATGTGGAGAAAAAGGATAGTTGGCGTTGGTATCGTTTTTTTATTGGCCCTTAGTGTATTGCTTGGTCGGTTAATCCAAGTGCAGTTAGTAGAGACATACCATTTTACCAAACACAATATTAATTTGGTGGAGGCAAGTGTGCAACAAAGATCGCAGGAAATGGAATTGGATAATGGACGAGGAACCTTTCTTGATAAAAATGGAGAGTCGCTTACACACCAGACAAAAGCAGTTTTAATATTATTTCCGTTTTTAAATAAAATGGATTGGGACAGTAAAAAAGTAGCGGATATTATTGGGACCAGTGAATATAATGTAGAGAATAGTATATTAGATGCGAAGGATCCTGTAGTTTTTGGAGGAAAGGAACCACTTGAGTTAACAAGTAGTCAGATGTCTGCAATCAATCAGTTGAAAATTCCAGGTGTATTTGCTGCTGAGAAAAAATTTCATATTAATAACAATATTGCAGAGCAATTGTTAGGTATTACAGGACAAAATGAAGAACAATTACAAAAGCGATACCCTGATAGAAAGCTAGCAGGTTCTACATTAATTGGATTAACTGGGTTAGAAAGAAGCTTTGATGAATTTCTTTTACCAGATGGGGAATCCAAACTGGTTTACCATGTTGATGCAAAAGGAGGTCCGCTATTTGGCTTAAACGTTAAATATGTGGAACCAGGGAATCCTTTTTACCCTGTTAATGTTCGAACTACAATAGACACTGATTTACAGGAAATGGCGGAAAAATTAGTCGATGAACAAGGAATAAAAAAAGGTGGCTTAGTTTTGTTAGATTTGGAGGATAATTCTGTTGCTGCAATGGTTTCAAGACCACAGATAAATAAGACAGATCCTTATCAGACAGACGGAGTGAATAATTATATGCTAAAGCAGCAAATTGTTGGATCCGTTTTTAAAACAGTTATTGCAGCTGCAGCCATTGATAATAAATTAGACGACGATAATAAGCAATATGATTGCAGTAGAAAGATTAATGGAAATCCAGACCCTAATTATCAGCATGGTATGTTAAATTTTACAGAAAGCTTTGCTGTTAGCTGTAACAATACGTTTGGAACCTTGGCAAAAGAATTAAAAGAAATAGATGAGAATTTAATTGAGGAATATGCAGAGAAATTATCATTAACAAGCTTGGTTGGATGGCAAGGGAGTGTTTTTCATTCCGCAGATTTCCAACAGTTTAATGGAGAAGAAAAGGGAAGAGTATTTCTTAACGAAGAGGCAAAAAAGGATAAGAACTATGTTGCTTTAACTGGAATTGGCCAGCATGAAGTCCGTGTTACTCCACTAGCTGTTGCGAATATGATGGCTACTATTGCTAAAGGTGGAACAAAGGAGAGTGTACAAGTTGTATCAGACATTCAATATAAAAACGGAACGACCTTTTTCTCTTTTGAAAAACAAGAGCTGGATGGTGAACAAATTTCGCCCTATACTGCTTCAAGACTGCAAAAGCTATTAAGAGAAGTTGTTACGAATGAGAAGGGGACAGGTAGATGGTTTCAGGATCTTCCCTATGAAGTGGCAGGTAAATCTGGGACTGCAGAAACCGGCGTTTTTCAAGATGGAAAGCAACTTCATAATAAGTGGTTTGCAGGCTACTTTCCATATGATAAGCCTAGGTATGCATTAGTAACGGTGAATTTAGATGTCTTTTCAGATGAAGGTGGAGTGAATCAGCTATTTGCAGAGATGGTTAAAGGGGTATATGAAGAGCAACAAAAGAACGCACAATAA
- the greA gene encoding transcription elongation factor GreA, which yields MAIEKEFPMTLAGKEKLEQELEQLKTVKRKEVVERIKIARSFGDLSENSEYDSAKEEQAFVEGRITTIENMIRNAKIISEDELDRDTVSLGSSVTFIELPDGEEETYTIVGSAEADPFEGKISNDSPIAKSLFGKKVGDKVIVQTPGGEMNVQIVTIK from the coding sequence TTGGCAATCGAAAAAGAATTTCCAATGACATTAGCAGGTAAAGAGAAATTAGAACAGGAACTAGAACAATTAAAAACAGTAAAACGTAAAGAAGTAGTGGAACGTATTAAGATTGCTCGTAGTTTCGGGGATTTATCCGAAAACTCCGAGTATGATTCAGCGAAAGAGGAGCAAGCGTTTGTAGAAGGTCGTATTACGACAATTGAAAATATGATTCGTAATGCTAAAATAATCTCTGAAGATGAATTGGACCGTGATACGGTTTCCCTAGGTAGTTCTGTTACTTTTATTGAGCTTCCAGACGGAGAAGAAGAAACATATACAATCGTTGGTAGTGCGGAGGCAGATCCGTTTGAAGGGAAAATTTCTAACGATTCTCCAATTGCAAAAAGCTTATTCGGCAAAAAAGTTGGAGATAAGGTAATTGTACAAACTCCAGGTGGAGAAATGAATGTACAAATCGTAACAATTAAATAA